One Methanosphaera cuniculi DNA window includes the following coding sequences:
- a CDS encoding glycosyltransferase family 4 protein gives MNICIIGQYPPTLGGVATYTKNLHDTLKKQGHNVYILTYKQDNTTSDDNIFYVDNINIPLIRGFSFIIKGYFMLNKIIDKYDIDIIHANYLMPPGIIAALKHKSNVKIIQTAHGSDINILSKNKLTRPLIKYALKHSDEVYFVSEKLKQQALTLDIKDLNTKSHVIENTVNIDKFKPIDENNKTLKNHYKSPIVMFIGNLVKQKGLNFLLEAKKLSKTHYTLLIYGDGPLKDELQNKIKHEKIQDVHLMGKTTTPEHIIPESDIMVLSSISEGASIVALESMACAKPLISTDTGNIKNVIKNNHDGIIIPPKNPQKLAESIDILITDKNKRQKMGENARLKVKEKYSKMQIPYLENGIN, from the coding sequence ATGAATATATGTATTATTGGACAATATCCACCAACTCTTGGAGGAGTTGCAACATATACAAAAAATCTACATGACACACTAAAAAAACAGGGACATAACGTATATATCCTAACATATAAACAAGATAATACTACATCTGATGATAATATCTTCTATGTTGATAATATTAACATACCTCTAATACGTGGTTTTAGCTTTATTATTAAGGGATATTTTATGTTAAATAAAATCATTGATAAATATGACATTGATATTATCCATGCAAACTACCTTATGCCACCAGGAATAATTGCTGCATTAAAACATAAAAGTAACGTTAAAATCATACAAACAGCTCATGGATCTGACATAAATATACTATCTAAAAACAAGTTAACACGACCACTGATAAAATATGCACTAAAACATTCAGATGAAGTATATTTTGTAAGCGAAAAACTAAAACAACAAGCATTAACATTAGATATTAAAGATCTTAATACAAAATCACATGTAATTGAAAACACAGTAAACATAGACAAATTTAAGCCAATAGATGAAAATAATAAAACTCTAAAAAACCATTATAAAAGTCCAATTGTCATGTTTATAGGAAATCTAGTAAAACAAAAAGGACTAAACTTTCTACTTGAAGCTAAAAAACTATCAAAAACACACTACACACTCCTAATATATGGAGATGGACCACTAAAAGATGAACTACAAAACAAAATTAAACATGAAAAAATACAAGATGTACATCTTATGGGAAAAACCACTACACCTGAACATATAATACCAGAATCTGACATCATGGTACTTTCATCAATATCAGAAGGAGCAAGCATTGTAGCACTCGAATCAATGGCATGTGCAAAACCATTAATATCAACAGATACAGGAAACATAAAAAATGTGATAAAAAACAATCATGATGGAATAATAATACCACCAAAAAATCCACAAAAACTAGCAGAATCAATAGACATACTAATTACAGATAAAAATAAAAGACAAAAGATGGGAGAAAATGCACGCTTAAAAGTTAAAGAAAAATACTCAAAAATGCAAATACCATACCTGGAAAATGGAATAAATTAG